Proteins co-encoded in one Cricetulus griseus strain 17A/GY chromosome 1 unlocalized genomic scaffold, alternate assembly CriGri-PICRH-1.0 chr1_1, whole genome shotgun sequence genomic window:
- the LOC100772896 gene encoding DNA-(apurinic or apyrimidinic site) endonuclease 2: MLRVVSWNINGIRRRLQSLGCQVPSNCSTDLRHILEELDADIVCFQETKVTRDALTEPLAVVEGYNSYFSFSRSQRGYSGVATFCKDSATPVAAEEGLSGLFANLNGNVGCYGNMTEFTQEQLRALDSEGRAVLTQHKIHTWEGKEKPLTLINVYCPHADPGKPERLTFKMHFYRLLQIRAEALLAAGCHVIILGDLNTAHRPIDHCDAGSLECFEEDPGRKWLDGLLSDLECQTGSHIGPFMDSYRYFYPKQEGAFTCWSVITGARHFNYGARLDYVLGDRTLIIDTFQAAFLLPEVKGSDHCPVGAVLNMSCVPAKQCPALCTRFLPEFSGTQLKILGFLVPHKQEPMWGQQVPSHQIQVQKQQKSQDHRYSSRPQKRRGGSRRCQKNLMSYFQPSVSLPKTSVVELPRLPLVGTFITPKTPEEDVIATTVDDQVSVSEVEDKKVVQTLFWKSVLSGPSPAPLCRGHKEPCVMRIVKKPGPNMGRHFYICARPQGPPDDPSSSCNFFLWRRPS; this comes from the coding sequence ATGTTGCGCGTGGTAAGCTGGAATATCAATGGGATCCGGAGGCGCCTGCAAAGTCTGGGATGCCAGGTGCCCAGTAACTGTTCAACGGACTTGCGACACATTTTGGAAGAGCTGGACGCTGATATTGTCTGTTTCCAGGAGACCAAAGTGACCAGAGATGCTCTGACGGAGCCACTGGCTGTTGTTGAGGGCTATAACTCCTATTTCAGCTTCAGCCGCAGCCAGCGTGGCTATTCTGGTGTAGCCACTTTCTGTAAGGACAGTGCTACTCCAGTGGCTGCTGAAGAAGGCCTGAGTGGTCTGTTTGCCAACCTGAATGGGAATGTTGGTTGCTATGGAAACATGACCGAGTTCACCCAAGAGCAGCTAAGGGCTCTAGATAGTGAGGGCCGGGCTGTCCTCACACAGCACAAGATTCATAcatgggaaggaaaagagaagcccTTGACCCTTATCAACGTATACTGCCCACATGCAGATCCTGGGAAGCCTGAGCGGCTGACCTTTAAGATGCATTTCTATCGCCTGCTGCAGATCAGAGCAGAAGCACTCCTGGCAGCTGGCTGCCATGTAATAATCCTGGGGGACCTGAATACAGCTCACCGTCCCATTGACCATTGCGATGCTGGCAGTCTAGAGTGCTTCGAAGAAGACCCAGGGCGTAAGTGGTTGGATGGCTTGCTCAGTGACCTGGAGTGCCAGACTGGGTCACATATAGGGCCTTTCATGGATAGCTACCGTTATTTCTATCCAAAACAGGAGGGGGCCTTCACCTGCTGGTCAGTGATCACTGGTGCCCGCCATTTCAACTATGGTGCCCGACTGGACTATGTACTAGGAGATAGGACTCTAATCATAGATACCTTCCAAGCTGCCTTCCTGCTCCCTGAAGTGAAGGGCTCTGACCACTGCCCTGTGGGAGCTGTCTTGAATATGTCCTGTGTGCCAGCAAAACAGTGCCCAGCTCTGTGTACCCGTTTCCTCCCTGAGTTTTCAGGTACCCAGCTCAAGATTCTTGGTTTCCTAGTCCCTCATAAACAAGAACCTATGTGGGGGCAGCAAGTCCCCAGCCATCAAATCCAGgtccagaaacaacaaaaatcacaggaCCACAGGTACTCATCCAGACCTCAAAAACGTCGAGGTGGCTCCAGAAGATGCCAGAAAAACCTGATGAGTTATTTTCAGCCTTCTGTTAGTCTTCCCAAAACTTCTGTTGTAGAACTTCCTAGGCTGCCTCTCGTGGGAACTTTTATTACCCCAAAGACTCCAGAAGAGGATGTGATAGCCACAACAGTGGATGATCAGGTCAGCGTTTCTGAGGTCGAAGATAAAAAGGTGGTACAGACCTTGTTCTGGAAGTCTGTGTTGAGTGGGCCCTCACCCGCACCCCTCTGCAGAGGCCACAAGGAGCCATGTGTGATGCGGATTGTGAAAAAACCAGGACCTAACATGGGCCGACATTTCTACATATGCGCCAGGCCACAAGGTCCTCCCGATGACCCCTCATCAAGCTGCAACTTCTTCCTCTGGCGCAGGCCCAGCTGA